Proteins encoded by one window of Ovis canadensis isolate MfBH-ARS-UI-01 breed Bighorn chromosome 14, ARS-UI_OviCan_v2, whole genome shotgun sequence:
- the RPL13A gene encoding large ribosomal subunit protein uL13 isoform X2, whose product MNTNPSRGPYHFRAPSRIFWRTVRGMLPHKTKRGQAALERLKVFDGIPPPYDKKKRMVVPAALKVVRLKPTRKFAYLGRLAHEVGWKYQAVTATLEEKRKEKAKIHYRKKKQLMRLRKQAEKNIEKKIGKFTEVLKTHGFLV is encoded by the exons ATGAACACCAACCCCTCCCGTGGCCCCTACCACTTCCGAGCCCCCAGCCGCATCTTCTGGCGGACAGTGCGAG GCATGCTGCCCCACAAGACCAAGCGGGGCCAGGCTGCTCTGGAGCGCCTCAAGGTGTTTGATGGGATCCCACCACCCTATGACAAG AAAAAGCGAATGGTGGTTCCTGCTGCCCTCAAGGTTGTGCGTCTGAAGCCTACTCGCAAG TTTGCCTACCTAGGGCGCCTGGCTCATGAGGTTGGCTGGAAGTACCAGGCAGTGACAGCCAccctggaggagaagagaaaggagaaagccaAGATCCACTACCGGAAAAAGAAGCAGCTCATG AGGCTACGGAAGCAGGCCGAAAAGAACATCGAGAAGAAAATTGGCAAATTCACAGAGGTCCTCAAGACTCACGGATTCCTAGTCTGA
- the RPL13A gene encoding large ribosomal subunit protein uL13 isoform X1 → MAEGQVLVLDGRGHLLGRLAAIVAKQVLLGRKVVVVRCEGINISGNFYRNKLKYLAFLRKRMNTNPSRGPYHFRAPSRIFWRTVRGMLPHKTKRGQAALERLKVFDGIPPPYDKKKRMVVPAALKVVRLKPTRKFAYLGRLAHEVGWKYQAVTATLEEKRKEKAKIHYRKKKQLMRLRKQAEKNIEKKIGKFTEVLKTHGFLV, encoded by the exons GTCCTGGTGCTCGATGGCCGAGGCCATCTCCTGGGCCGCCTGGCGGCCATTGTGGCCAAGCAGGTGCTTCTGG GCCGGAAGGTTGTGGTCGTGCGCTGTGAGGGCATCAACATTTCTGGCAATTTCTACAGAAATAAAT TGAAATACCTGGCCTTTCTCCGTAAGCGGATGAACACCAACCCCTCCCGTGGCCCCTACCACTTCCGAGCCCCCAGCCGCATCTTCTGGCGGACAGTGCGAG GCATGCTGCCCCACAAGACCAAGCGGGGCCAGGCTGCTCTGGAGCGCCTCAAGGTGTTTGATGGGATCCCACCACCCTATGACAAG AAAAAGCGAATGGTGGTTCCTGCTGCCCTCAAGGTTGTGCGTCTGAAGCCTACTCGCAAG TTTGCCTACCTAGGGCGCCTGGCTCATGAGGTTGGCTGGAAGTACCAGGCAGTGACAGCCAccctggaggagaagagaaaggagaaagccaAGATCCACTACCGGAAAAAGAAGCAGCTCATG AGGCTACGGAAGCAGGCCGAAAAGAACATCGAGAAGAAAATTGGCAAATTCACAGAGGTCCTCAAGACTCACGGATTCCTAGTCTGA